A window of bacterium genomic DNA:
TCGCGCCCGCTACGGGCTAAACTTACGCCGCCCGCGGCCGGGCTGTCAAGACAGAGGCGGCGGGCTCAGCCGCCGGGGCCGCGCCGCCCGATACGGTTCTTGGCGTTGACATGCTCCTCAAGCGAGCGGCTGAACACGTGGCTGCCGTCACCGCGGGCCACGAAATACAGGTAATCGGTGCGCGAGGGGTTGAGCACGGCCTCCAGGCTCTTGCGCCCCGGGTTGCAGATCGGTCCAGGGGGCAGGCCGCCGTGGAGGTAGGTGTTGTAGGGCGATTCGATTTCCAGGTCGGTGTAGAGCAGGTGCGACTTGTGCTTGCCCAGCACGTACAGCACTGTGGCGCAGGATTCGAGGGGACGTCCCAGCTTGAGGCGGTTTAGGAACACCGAGGCGATCACCGGGCGCTCGCTGTCGCGCACGGCCTCGTTCTCGACAATCGAGGCCAGGATCACGTTCTCCCGCTCGCTCAGGCCGTTGGCCGGGGAGGAGCTGCCGCAGACCTGGCGCCAGACCTCCTGGAACCGCCCGACCATCAACGTAAGCATCTCGCGCTCGCCGATCGAGGGCGGGACGAGGTAGGTGTCCGGGAACAGATAGCCGATCAGGGCCTCGCTGCCCAGGCCCAGCTCACGGGCGAATGACGGGTCGCGGGCGAGCCGGCGCAGCTCCAGGCTGTCCAGGCTTGGGATCGAGTCGGCCAGGCGGGCGAACATCTGCATGTCGGTCAGGCCCTCGGGCAGGGTGACCCGGGTCAGCTCGCCCTGGCCGCTGGCCAGGATGTCGATCACGCCCCAGGGGGTGATCCCGGGCGGGATCTCGTAGTCACCGGCGCGCAGGTTCCCGCCGCGGCCGCGCAGGCGGACCAGCAGTCCGAACGTGAGGCCGTCGTTGATCACCCGCTCCTGTTTCAGGATACGGGCGATCTGGCGCACCCCGGAGCCGGAGGGCACATGCACCCGCACGGCCTGCTGGCGCGAGGGGGCAAAAGTGAGGTAGAAAGCCAGCAGAAGGACCGCATCCACGGCCAGGAATGCCGCAAAAAGCGGCCCGAGCGTGCTCCAGTAGCTTTTTTCGCGAGACACTTCCTCCGGCATCGCCGGCCTCCGTATCAGTCGGGATCAGCCTCGTTCAATCCACCACCGCCGCGCCGCCAGGCCAGGTAATTCTGCAGCAGGATCACCGCGGCCAGCGAGTCCACCTTGCCCTTGTCGCGCCGTTTGGTCAGCGGAATCCCCAGTTCGGCGCGCACACGCTGGGCGGCCACGCTGGTCAGGCGCTCATCCCAGGTGTTGACCGGCACCCCGCCCAGGGCCGCCTTGAGCAATGCGCCGAAAGCGATCACTTTCTGCGCGGCCTCGCCCTGGCTGCCGTCCATGTTGATCGGCAGCCCCAGCACCACCTCGGCCACCTCCCACTCGGCCACGACCCGCGCGATGGCCGCTTCCAGAGTCTGCCCGCGGGGCAAGGCCTTGCGGTCGAGGGTCGGGGGCGTGGCGGACACCAGGATCGCGTTCTCATCCGAGAGGGCCAGGCCCACCCGGCGCTCGCCGTAGTCCACGGCCAGGATTCTTCCCATATGCAAACCTGCCATTCAATATAAAAGGCCGGGGAGCGCTTTGTAAACCGCGGCTCGCTCTGACCGGCCGTCCGCCTGCCCGGGAGAGCGCGCCGTGCCCGGCCCCGCTCTCCCGGTGTGATAATATAACCTCTGTACACCCGCCGCTGTCCTGCGCGGCCGGCTCAGGCGTTCATCGAGTCCAGGAAATCCCGGTTGGTCTTGTTGTCCTTGAGCTTGCCGATCAGGAACTCCATCGCCTCGGTGATCGCCATGTCGTCCAGGTACTTGCGCAGGATCCAGACCCGGTTGAGCACATCCGGCGGCAGCAGAAGGTCCTCGCGGCGGGTGCCGCTCTTGTTGATCTCGATGGCCGGGAAAATGCGGCGGTTCGAAAGCGTGCGGTCCAGGGCCAGCTCCATGTTGCCGGTGCCCTTGAACTCCTCGAAGATCACTTCGTCCATGCGGCTGCCGGTCTCGACCAGGGCCGTGGCGATGATCGTGAGGCTGCCGCCCTCCTCGATGTTGCGCGCCGCGCCGAAGAAGCGCTTGGGCTTGTCCAGCGCATGGGCGTCCACACCGCCGGAGAGGATTTTGCCGCTGTGCGGGACCACCACGTTGTGGGCGCGGGCCAGGCGGGTGATGCTGTCGAGCAGGATCACCACGTCGCGCTTGTGTTCGACCAGACGCTTGGCTTTCTCGATCACCATGTCGGCCACCTGCACGTGACGGTCGGCGGGCTCATCGAAAGTGGAGCTGATCACCTCGGCCCCGATCACCGAGCGCTCCATGTCGGTCACTTCCTCCGGGCGCTCGTCGATCAGCAGGATGATCAGGATCACCTCGGGATGGTTCTCCTTGATGCTGTTGGCGATTTTCTGCAGCAGCACGGTCTTGCCGGTGCGCGGCGGGGCCACGATCAGCCCGCGCTGGCCCTTGCCGATCGGGGCCATCAGGTCGATGATCCGCATCGAGATATCGCCAGCCTTGTTCTCCAGGTTCAGGTGCTCGTCCGGGAACAGCGGGGTG
This region includes:
- the mltG gene encoding endolytic transglycosylase MltG yields the protein MPEEVSREKSYWSTLGPLFAAFLAVDAVLLLAFYLTFAPSRQQAVRVHVPSGSGVRQIARILKQERVINDGLTFGLLVRLRGRGGNLRAGDYEIPPGITPWGVIDILASGQGELTRVTLPEGLTDMQMFARLADSIPSLDSLELRRLARDPSFARELGLGSEALIGYLFPDTYLVPPSIGEREMLTLMVGRFQEVWRQVCGSSSPANGLSERENVILASIVENEAVRDSERPVIASVFLNRLKLGRPLESCATVLYVLGKHKSHLLYTDLEIESPYNTYLHGGLPPGPICNPGRKSLEAVLNPSRTDYLYFVARGDGSHVFSRSLEEHVNAKNRIGRRGPGG
- the rho gene encoding transcription termination factor Rho, with amino-acid sequence MEIRDMKSKSITDLHEMAEKLSLQNYAGLRKQDLIFLIEQNLLDNNYVLRGEGVLEILPEGYGFLRSQDWNYFYGPDDIYVSPSQIKRFDLRTGDTIHGRVRPPKEGERYLALLKVEEVNFEDPEVAKHKILFDNLTPLFPDEHLNLENKAGDISMRIIDLMAPIGKGQRGLIVAPPRTGKTVLLQKIANSIKENHPEVILIILLIDERPEEVTDMERSVIGAEVISSTFDEPADRHVQVADMVIEKAKRLVEHKRDVVILLDSITRLARAHNVVVPHSGKILSGGVDAHALDKPKRFFGAARNIEEGGSLTIIATALVETGSRMDEVIFEEFKGTGNMELALDRTLSNRRIFPAIEINKSGTRREDLLLPPDVLNRVWILRKYLDDMAITEAMEFLIGKLKDNKTNRDFLDSMNA
- the ruvX gene encoding Holliday junction resolvase RuvX, with translation MGRILAVDYGERRVGLALSDENAILVSATPPTLDRKALPRGQTLEAAIARVVAEWEVAEVVLGLPINMDGSQGEAAQKVIAFGALLKAALGGVPVNTWDERLTSVAAQRVRAELGIPLTKRRDKGKVDSLAAVILLQNYLAWRRGGGGLNEADPD